In the Salvia splendens isolate huo1 chromosome 16, SspV2, whole genome shotgun sequence genome, TACAAAATAATTGTAAGTTATTATAGTTCACGGCataaaattaccaaaaatataaatatagacTAAAACACATAAATGATTCAATTTACAAACAATCAAAACAGTTTTCTAATCCTTTAACATATCTAAATTTAGTGTTTATCAGCAATTCCAAAGTTAGACTTGAACAACGAATTTGACGCTTATAACAAATTCGATTTGCTCATCGCTGGTCGATCAATCCCTTGAACAACTCACAAATCTCTCTCGCCAACCACATTTTACTGTTAACAATAATATCCTGAAATTATAGTGTTTCAACTTCCAAAACAATCATCCTTCTCCGGCTCTCActatccttttccttttctgtTGTCGGCTTGTATTTCAGATAATTTACATAGCGATGGTATGAGACTAGTCAAAAATGGTGTTGATGCATAAGGACCATGTTCTAAATTTTGATATGAAGCAAAATTGGAGATAAGAGATAAGATATAAACAAGCTCAATTATTAAACAAGCTCAATTATACTCCATACAGCTCCATTCACCTGCAAACTTACAAATCTTTGCAAACTTATAAAACTATACATTTTTTATCATCCACCTCAACGACCATGAAGTTCCAAACTATTAATAAtctccttcttctcctcctcctcctcctcctccatatCTTCCCAGCAACAAGTGTTGCCACCACAGTGCCTGCTTACACCCCAGCAGACCATATCCTCCTCAACTGCGGTGCCTCCGGCGTCTTCAAAGACACCAGCCACCGGAGTTGGGTGGGTGATGCCGGGTTAAAATTCATGCCAGCAAATGCAGCCGCCATATCTTTATCATCCACAGCCTCCAATATATATCCCAATGTTTCTCCATTCCCTTATCACACCGCTCGTATTTTCAGTAACTCTTTCACCTACACATTTCCCATCACCAAAGGCCAGAAATTCCTCCGCCTCTACTTCTACCCCAACACCTACTCCGACCATAACACTTCTAAATCTCTCTTCTCTGTCTCTGCAAATTCCTTTACTCTACTGACCAATTTCAGCGCTTTCCTTCACTCCCAGAATTCTTCACAGCCATCTTTCATGAAAGAATTCACCATCGATGTCCAAGATTATAATCAAACACTAGTTTTAACTCTCTCCCCAGAGCCATACTCCACCGGTTTCGTGAACGGCATTGAAATTGTGTCAATCCCGGATGAAATCTACTTACACAGAAATGATTCAATCAAACATGTCGGCAAGAACACTCAGATATTTCATCTGGGTCGCAATTCAGCTCTTGAGACTGTTTACAGGCTAAACGTTGGCGGCGGCAGAGTTAATATTGAAGACGACAGTGGCATGTACCGGGCGTGGTACCCAGATGATGACTACTTAAGTGGCCAAGCTTTTGGTTACACTCAGGCCATCGGCAATTCCGAGGTTAATGCCACTGTTCCATACATTGCTCCAGATATAGTCTACACAAGTGCCAGAATGACCTACAACACCAGCAGCTTAAATTGGGAATTTCCAATGGATTCAGGGTTTAACTATCTTGTCAGGTTGCATTTTTGTGAATTTACGCAAGGTGTAACCAAGTCAGGACAAAGGACTTTTTCGATTCTCTTAAACAATATCGTTGCTGATATTGCAGCCGACGTTGTCTCTTGGGCCGGCGGCCATCTAATTCCCACCTTCGAGGACTACACTATATGGCTACCTGATTACCACAACGATCGTGGGAAACAAAACCTGGGTCTGTCTTTGTCTCCTAACTCTGCAAAAGATCGACAGTATCGTAATGCTTTCTTGAATGGCCTTGAAATATTCAAGCTCAATCGTACCAACGGGAGCCTAGCATCTGCCAACCCTGAGCTTTTGGTCGAATCttttgagctgacggtgaagcCCAAGCAGGAGAAGAAAATTCGAGTAATGTCTATAATTTTTGGGAGTGTGGTTGGCTTCCTTGCGGTGGCTGGAGTCTCGGCTTTCCTGATTTGTCGAAGGCTGAAACCATCTTATGGCAGTGCTGCCGAGTCATCATTCCAACCTTCTTCAACCACGTCAACATCCACAACTAGTACTAATGCAGATTTGCATCCTTGGAAATCCTGCAGATATTTCTCGCTCGCTGAGATCAAAGCTGCAACATCCAACCTAGATCGAAACTCCATCATTGGGAGAGGAGGATTTGGGTGCGTTTACATGGGAGTCATAGATGATGGTGCCACCACCGTGGCGATAAAACGGCTCAACCCGTCGTCAAATCAAGGGGCTCATGAGTTCCTAACCGAAATCCACATGTTGTCAAAGCTGAGGCACCTCCACTTGGTATCACTAATCGGCTACTGCGACGAGGACGGCAAGATGATCTTGGTGTATGATTACATGGCCCACGGCTCTTTACATGACCATCTCTACACCTCCCACAACCCCCAATTATCATGGAAGCAGCGCCTCCAGATCTCCATGGGCGCTGCAAAAGGATTGCACTATCTCCACACTGTGGCTGAACACGCTGTCATACACCGTGACGTCAAGTCCACTAACATCCTACTCGACCGAAACTGGGTCGCCAAGATTTCCGATTTCGGACTGTCCAAAATGGTGGATTCAAATGATTTTTTCACGCACATCAGCACCAATGTCAAGGGCACCTACGGGTACTTGGATCCGAAATACTTTTCGACTCATCAACTGACAAGAAAATCAGATGTGTATGCATTTGGAGTGGTTCTGTTCGAGCTTATTTCTGGAAGAGCAGCAGTGGATGTGAGGCTGGATGAGGAGCAGCATAGCCTGGCTGTATGGGCTCGATTTTGTGTGCGAGAAGGACGAGTGGAAGGACTCATTGACAGCAACCTTGAGGGGCAGATTTCAGCAGGTTGTTTGGATGTGTTTGTTGGAATAGCAGGGAGATGCATACACATTCAGCCATTGGAAAGGCCTAGCATGGCTGATGTGGTGATGGGCCTCGAATTAGCAGCGGCGTTACAGGAGACAACGGTGGTGtatgatgatgataatgattCCGGAGGGATTCGCAGCGATCAGAGCCAGGTGGTTGTTTCTATGGATGTGATATGTGGCACAAATTGTTCAGAATCGACCGGTTAGGGAACTTGAAATATTAGCAAGTATATATACGAAGTATGTCTCTACACAATCAGGAGTCCTTTATTTGTCGCAAATTGTAAGAAATATGAAGAACGGTGAGTTGAAAATGtaataagttaatggaatatacGGCCCACTTACTAacttaatgaaatgtgagtaacgGTAAAATGAGACTTGCATAATACAAGTGTATCATGTGACTCTAGCCCAGTGGATCAAGTCATGACTAACCTTTCTGGTTGTATCGATCCCTTTCTAGTTGGGAGAACAGCACAAGATAGCCTAGAGATATCCGTAGAAACAGCTGGAAGATGCCTACTGGATTGTGGAATCGACCAGCCATCAATGACAGATGTAGTGGCAAGACTTGAGGATGCATTACAGCTCCAAGAAACAACACAAGCTATTAAGGGAATCCAAACCCGAAGGAGCTGACCAGTAACCCAGATTGGGCATGTTAGCAAGCAAGAGGATCAAGAATGGTACCCAAAATATAAAGTAGACGATGGCACATATCCTTATCTCATGTAGTACTACCATACTACCATGTAATCTAAATTTATGTCTAATGGTTTTCAAATGTTTTCTTTaggattattttataataagaaCAATACAACAGGGAAAGCAGAAGTCTATATAAGCAACAGAGACACAACTATTGGCTCCTCGCCTTCAAATTACTTTATCATCTTAATAAATAAACGGCATGTCTATCAAAGTCTTTAGAATCTACCTGTAATCTCATTCGTCAAGCCGCAATGCTTTTGCCGAATGTTGGTTTCAAGGCTTTGAATCGACCTAAACAAGTCCAATAGCCAGAACAAAGATAATTAACAATAGAATAAACTAATAAACATAATCAGTTACTTTTAACTCTCACCTAATTCAAACAACAATGCAACCAGCAAACTGTGGATTTCTTTGGTCCAATTTGACATTTACATCATATTCTGGGCATTCGCTTTGCTCTCCGCAGAAATTCTCAAGAGTCGGAAGAAAACCGAGACTTCCATCATCAAACACCACATAACAATTCGAATTGAATCGCCAAGACGGATAAAACAAGCAAAAGCTTAACTGAAAAAGATCGACGCTGCGGTCTCAGTTCCAGAGAAGCACAAATTCACACTCTCAAATTATAAACTTGGAATCAAAGTGCAATTAGCGAGCGTCTGATATAACGTTTAGTACTaatcgtttcgatttatatatttaatttaattttaatttcttaaaaaatgttaattgaaaattttaatttcataaaattgataaaaatcaaaacttaaTTTACTAGTTGACcctataatttcaaattaattaattaaataacaaattgaTAAGGTGCCCATGTCGGAGTTGAAGAAATGGTCATTACACGAGGGCAAAAATACTTGGTCTAGTTTGCAAGCAATGGAATTTGATGAATATAATCAAGTGTCTAACTCCACTATCCTCCTTCCCAAGTTACAAAATAGAAAACACGTAGTATAAAGGAAAACGAAGAAGAGGCTGGCCTCACCATCATTTAGCTCTTGATTTACATCAGATTTTGAGAGGTGCTTATAAAGTGTGTCAGTTACAAAACTGCCAAAAAACATATGGAGTAGTACATTTATAGGAGATTCTTCTTCCCATATTCCAACATGAAAGCTCTTGTTGCAAAGGCATGTTTCCCTTGTCGCACGGAAAAGGTATTGGTTCCTCCCTCAACGGGAACACAGTCTTGACAATTTTAATCATCCAATATCGGCTTAACTGAGAGAACACCTCCGGTCCAAGGATAACACCAACACAATCAAGTTTGAATAACTCACTGAGAAAGCATAAAAGCTGTGAGTGGTGGAATGAGAAATATGAGGACTATCACCAAAACATTATTGAATTTCAGCTGCCTTGCATCTATGTTTCGAGTAGTGTCGACCTCAGAGGGGGGATTATCCTGCCCTGCATTGGCATCGGTTTTTGATGAATCATCCTCCTCCATCTAGAAACAAACATTAATCACGTGTTAACCCCAGAAAAGATATGTTAAAAATCGCTCATAATAAACAATAGCGTCTTGCAAAGTATGTCTCCAAGACAGATTCTCAAAAGTGAAATTCAAAAAACGTAATTACAGGAGAGAGCTGTGTGATAGAGGAAAGGATAAGCTTGAGACAAAAGCTAATAATCTGATGCACACCAAACATCTTTTGGTAACTAAAAACGTAGTACTTGATTGATACATAGTactttagtttattttattcttttacgTGCCTCCCAATTATATAAGAGAACTTAGAGAGTTAAAGAGTAGAACTCTTGTATGAGTGAATTCACatgatttaaatttaaaatatccaTATTGACGGCTTGGAGCAGCACAGATCAAATAAGAAGCTTACAATTAAACTATAGTATTAAGGATGGAGAAAATAACAGAAGCACCAACCTCATAACTGATGGCTGAAGAGCCTGTATTTTCCTCATTAACTTCTTTTCCAGGACTTCCTTTCTTGTTATTATTCTTAGAGAGCTTAACTGCTTCTACTTTAGCCCGTTGTAAGAACCTCGCTGCAACTTTCTTCTCCTTCATTAAGGATGATATCTTGGACATGAAACAGAGATACTCGTTAGTGGAAAAATGGAGATTCCTTAGCAAAAAATGAATATTCTAGAATTTCCAAGTATGGTATAGATCTCTTACATCACAGTCACTAAAATACTCGCAACCTCCTTACTACgcgaaatttcttttatttgtaaTCTATTTGAAAAGGTAACAAGCCTATAATTAGTGAGTAAAAGGATAAGGGAAAAACAGGTACATACTTTTTTAGCATGAAAGCTGAAGTAGACCGATTAACAATTTTTTTGCGTGTTTACAAGTCAGCTCTGCTATTTACCTATCCCCATCCCTTTCATTCAATTCGTGATACCAAACCCACAGTGGAGTGTCAACTGTCATTTGACATTCTAGATTTAGAACTTCATCATGTCAGTATTATTATGACCCTCCATGCCACATATATCCATAACAAAACACATGATGCAAATGCAGAATTCTACAGAAAAAATGGATTGACTTTGATCCCATAACCGACTTGCATTTTGGTACAATATTGAAAGAGGTTTTTAGCCTGCATCCTCCTTAATTCCAAATAAATTACTATTAGACTGCAGCATTATGAAATATGCTGGTTCTGCCCCCATAATCTTTCAATGAAACAtcttttaataataattaagaaaataagtGCAATACATTGAAGATCCTACTAGGATAAAACTGTGGCAGAAACACATAAATTAACTATTGATAAATCTTCAAATATTAGAAAATAGAGATAAGCACTGAAGCATGAGGTAAGGAAAACCACTTTAGAAGACATGCAACAAAATAATTTGATTTCTATATTTCAGAACAACACCATAGTCATAAGCCATGCACATATACTAGCTAGAATAGGACATATCTCAAAAATCAATAGAAGCTTACAAGCATTGGGAACTAAAAGTTAAGGGGTAATGCAAAAGCATTGTGCTCCTTAGGCAAATACCATGAGAACATTTCTTAGAATAGTTTAATCAGATCCTTTCCAGAAGCTCCAGGCACACCCCATAAAACaaatgtttttaattaaaaggagTGGAAATCCAATAAACAAATAATATGACCAGCCACTATGACCAAAAGAGGCTTTGTTACCAACTTCTCGAGTTTAAATTGTGCAAAGAAGTGTAGCTAACCTGCTTATGAAGGCGCTCTCTTTCAAGTGCCAACTGCAACACCAAATCTGTAATCAATTTAGTACGCACCCTAATATCTTTTGCAGTTTCATTCTTGGCTTCATTGGCATGCTGCAAAGAGGTTTCTAAGTGTTCCACTCTATTTGTTAGAAAATTTATGTCATCAGTCAGTTCCGCATTGGATTCAGATAATAAAATACACTTGTCTTCAGCACTCTCAGTCTGACTTTCGGCCCTTAGAACCTTGGATTTTAGATCTTCAATTAAGTTTCCCATGTCCTTGATTATGCAATCTAACATGGATTGCTTCTCTTGACTAGCTTCAGCAGATGCCACGGCATGATCTCGCTTAATCTCAGAATCCTTCAATTGTGTCTCCAATTGTTCCACCTGATTAGTTGCATGAGTAATGCTACTCTTC is a window encoding:
- the LOC121772778 gene encoding receptor-like protein kinase FERONIA, translating into MKFQTINNLLLLLLLLLLHIFPATSVATTVPAYTPADHILLNCGASGVFKDTSHRSWVGDAGLKFMPANAAAISLSSTASNIYPNVSPFPYHTARIFSNSFTYTFPITKGQKFLRLYFYPNTYSDHNTSKSLFSVSANSFTLLTNFSAFLHSQNSSQPSFMKEFTIDVQDYNQTLVLTLSPEPYSTGFVNGIEIVSIPDEIYLHRNDSIKHVGKNTQIFHLGRNSALETVYRLNVGGGRVNIEDDSGMYRAWYPDDDYLSGQAFGYTQAIGNSEVNATVPYIAPDIVYTSARMTYNTSSLNWEFPMDSGFNYLVRLHFCEFTQGVTKSGQRTFSILLNNIVADIAADVVSWAGGHLIPTFEDYTIWLPDYHNDRGKQNLGLSLSPNSAKDRQYRNAFLNGLEIFKLNRTNGSLASANPELLVESFELTVKPKQEKKIRVMSIIFGSVVGFLAVAGVSAFLICRRLKPSYGSAAESSFQPSSTTSTSTTSTNADLHPWKSCRYFSLAEIKAATSNLDRNSIIGRGGFGCVYMGVIDDGATTVAIKRLNPSSNQGAHEFLTEIHMLSKLRHLHLVSLIGYCDEDGKMILVYDYMAHGSLHDHLYTSHNPQLSWKQRLQISMGAAKGLHYLHTVAEHAVIHRDVKSTNILLDRNWVAKISDFGLSKMVDSNDFFTHISTNVKGTYGYLDPKYFSTHQLTRKSDVYAFGVVLFELISGRAAVDVRLDEEQHSLAVWARFCVREGRVEGLIDSNLEGQISAGCLDVFVGIAGRCIHIQPLERPSMADVVMGLELAAALQETTVVYDDDNDSGGIRSDQSQVVVSMDVICGTNCSESTG